A stretch of the Lolium perenne isolate Kyuss_39 chromosome 3, Kyuss_2.0, whole genome shotgun sequence genome encodes the following:
- the LOC127341280 gene encoding protein BREAST CANCER SUSCEPTIBILITY 2 homolog B isoform X5, with protein MPRRWQVWDGPDGRLVWIPAPDSDSDAPPTAAANPPLPLPAPRAKGTAAAAAAASSDDAPVQGPGAADGTRVESMSDLLVQARSELLEGDGVIGPTGDAGKGELFCTGSGRSVSVSESAIRRARALVGEEEASVKKRKQPFGDAADVEGEMDDSFRGALHNGSMTPVFQTGSGKAVSLGKDSIHRARAILEDVDSAAGAVQPMFRTGMGRPVPVSRTSIDKATAVLEGKTIAEQGHFDKSVDGMEQFPLFQTGSGRVVSVSVASLQKAKSVFKDNNTCGENAESFGRPDQPMMFQTDSRRPVVISGRSIERSRGAAKEGDMEKSGHWDTDCQFPMFQTGLGKPVAVSRSSVEKARAVLEKEKNNKTGHGGVSATNFQNETPRSVLMSSSSIMSDRTVTPNGDSVMQEKNHESGNHLPLFQTGLGRSIAVSKSSVKRASAVLEPRNIAKELEDEAHLDGDHDTPVLKTGLGRSILASESSGKKVPVILEAEEAVKGVNNDNGEAFGEDTSFQAGIQMFVPQRRSSSRKASILLEQQNFAEKGYGDCGSELPMFQTGSGKSVLISESSVQKARAVLEEEGNINKDNHKLLNMDQKFTVFTSPLKTSCARTVNISSVGVSRAASLLGLEENTLSTQFFGHVGDKLGTKITVERENPDQRLDLASRTTENQVHKEPHLPFELSNNTVFDSGEHSIRFSTAGGRSMAISSDALQRAKSLLGESDVVSTNKPTDYSLAAGCKDEITNSTVAPKGGGSDLSKISRASGKPEIATFSRQGMSDRKHTRSFGHAVPDTPATNENANSFHVGSFSISEFSKIPKPSSRVLSEADNVDDTKDKTQRLHMPAGVLVDITNFMGTHSGNIDHVANEKRRIGGRNSPSPFKRPRSSRFIAPIITNKKSSAGIPKLPSSQTTSCRTKLSASYPFQHKRKTWKEYFGGPPCFSFLTEHPTDEVKLMDAKGAEKYKFHDTDTGAEEFQRMLLACGASLTYATKEWVNNHHKWIVWKLASLERCYPTKAAGKFLTVANVFDELKYRYDREVNNGHRSAIKKILEGNALPSLMMVLCISAVYSHPDVSKSKGEAGRRDENENSIDNKSLLAAKINAPAQIELTDGWYALEASLDAALSEQLQKRKLFLGQKLRIWGASLCGWTGPVSFHEISGTVKLMLHVNGSYRARWDDPLGFCKHVGPPLAFKCIKASGGRVPRTLVGVARIYPVLYKERLSDGRSVVRSERMERKALQLYHQRVSKIAEDIMSEQDENCGNSDGSEEGAKICKLLERAAEPEVMMAGMTSEQRISFSSYQAKQKEARQNEVAKKVENALEVAGLSSRDVTPFVKVRVTSIIQKISASETINKEGLITIWNPTEKQVRKPTWWRDKFTLSQDWCLRPTVLAVFTCMLEDHLPRGSH; from the exons CTAGGAGCGAGCTGCTCGAAGGCGACGGGGTGATCGGACCAACTGGAGACGCAGGGAAGGGTGAGCTGTTCTGCACTGGATCAGGGAGGTCGGTGTCTGTCAGCGAGAGCGCTATAAGGAGAGCCAGGGCGTTGGTCGGGGAGGAGGAGGCCAGTGTTAAGAAGAGAA AGCAACCCTTTGGCGATGCAGCTGATGTGGAAGGTGAAATGGATGATTCATTTAGAG GTGCGCTGCATAACGGTAGCATGACCCCGGTGTTCCAAACTGGATCAGGGAAAGCGGTCTCGCTGGGCAAGGACTCAATCCACAGGGCAAGAGCTATTTTAGAAG ATGTTGATAGTGCCGCTGGTGCCGTACAACCAATGTTCCGTACTGGAATGGGTAGGCCGGTTCCTGTGAGCCGGACCTCCATTGATAAGGCAACGGCTGTTTTGGAGGGAAAAACAATTGCAGAACAAGGTCATTTTGATAAGA GTGTGGACGGCATGGAACAGTTTCCATTGTTCCAAACTGGTTCAGGAAGAGTTGTATCAGTCAGTGTGGCATCTCTTCAGAAAGCGAAGTCTGTTTTTAAGGATAATAATACCTGCGGTG AAAATGCGGAGAGTTTTGGTAGGCCTGACCAGCCTATGAtgttccaaactgattccagaagaCCAGTCGTGATCAGCGGAAGGTCCATTGAGAGatctagaggtgcggcgaaggagGGAGATATGGAAAAGAGTG GACATTGGGATACTGACTGCCAGTTCCCAATGTTCCAAACTGGATTAGGAAAGCCTGTTGCCGTGAGCCGCAGctcagttgagaaggcaagggcaGTATTggagaaagaaaaaaataataaaaccg GACATGGAGGTGTCAGTGCCACAAATTTTCAAAATGAAACGCCAAGGTCTGTTTTGATGAGTAGCAGTTCGATCATGAGTGATAGAACCGTAACACCGAACGGAGATAGTGTAATGCAAG AGAAAAACCATGAGTCTGGCAACCACTTGCCGTTGTTTCAAACTGGGCTAGGGAGGTCAATTGCTGTAAGTAAGAGCTCAGTTAAGAGGGCAAGTGCAGTTCTGGAGCCGAGGAATATTGCAAAGGAATTGGAAG ATGAAGCTCATTTAGATGGTGACCATGATACTCCAGTGCTCAAAACTGGATTAGGAAGATCTATCTTAGCAAGTGAGAGCTCTGGAAAGAAAGTACCCGTTATCTTAGAGGCCGAAGAAGCAGTTAAAGGTG TAAATAATGACAATGGCGAAGCCTTTGGTGAAGACACATCATTCCAAGCTGGAATACAGATGTTTGTACCCCAACGTAGAAGTTCAAGCCGTAAGGCCAGTATTCTGTTGGAGCAACAAAACTTCGCGGAGAAAG GATATGGAGACTGTGGAAGTGAACTGCCAATGTTTCAAACTGGATCTGGAAAGTCTGTCTTGATTAGTGAAAGTTCAGTGCAGAAGGCAAGGGCTGTTCTGGAGGAAGAAGGCAATATAAACAAAG ATAATCATAAGCTCCTTAACATGGACCAAAAGTTTACTGTCTTTACTTCACCTCTCAAGACAAGCTGTGCAAGAACAGTAAATATATCTTCAGTTGGCGTGTCTCGAGCTGCTTCTTTGTTGGGCTTGGAAGAGAATACCCTTTCAACACAATTTTTTGGACATGTGGGGGATAAACTAGGCACGAAAATAACTGTTGAGCGGGAAAATCCAGACCAGAGGCTTGATCTTGCATCTCGTACAACAGAAAATCAAGTGCACAAGGAACCACATCTGCCGTTTGAACTTTCTAATAACACAGTCTTTGATTCTGGTGAGCATTCAATCAGATTCAGTACCGCGGGAGGCAGATCAATGGCTATTTCTAGTGATGCACTTCAACGTGCTAAAAGTCTTCTGGGTGAATCGGATGTGGTTTCAACAAATAAGCCAACAGATTACTCTTTGGCAGCTGGTTGTAAAGATGAGATAACAAATTCAACTGTTGCCCCCAAAGGCGGCGGATCTGATTTATCAAAAATAAGTAGGGCCAGTGGAAAACCTGAAATAGCAACATTTTCCCGCCAAGGAATGTCTGATAGGAAGCACACTAGATCCTTTGGACATGCTGTACCTGATACCCCTGCGACTAATGAAAATGCTAATAGTTTTCATGTGGGGAGTTTTTCAATCAGTGAAttttcgaagattccaaagccttctTCAAGGGTTTTATCTGAAGCTGACAATGTGGACGACACTAAAGATAAGACACAACGACTCCATATGCCAGCTGGAGTGTTGGTGGACATTACTAATTTCATGGGTACACATTCTGGAAATATTGACCATGTTGCTAATGAGAAGAGAAGAATTGGGGGAAGAAACTCTCCATCTCCATTTAAACGGCCCCGCTCATCCAG GTTCATCGCACCTATAATCACCAACAAAAAATCCTCTGCTG GAATACCCAAGCTGCCATCATCTCAGACCACGTCCTGTCGAACAAAGCTGTCTGCATCTTATCCTTTTCAACATAAAAGGAAAACTTGGAAGGAGTATTTTGGTGGTCCTCCCTGCTTCAGTTTTTTG ACGGAACATCCAACAGATGAAGTGAAGCTCATGGATGCGAAAGGAGCTGAGAAGTACAAGTTTCATGATACAGATACTGGTGCAGAAGAATTTCAGAGGATGCTGCTTGCCTGCGGTGCTTCATTGACATACGCAACTAAAGA ATGGGTGAACAATCACCATAAATGGATCGTGTGGAAACTTGCTTCACTTGAGAGATGCTATCCAACTAAAGCTGCTGGCAAATTCTTGACAGTTGCTAATGTTTTTGATGAGCTGAAATATAG GTATGACCGAGAAGTGAACAATGGCCACCGATCAGCAATTAAGAAAATTTTAGAAGGAAATGCTTTGCCATCTTTGATGATGGTGCTCTGCATTTCAGCTGTTTACTCCCATCCTGATGTAAGTAAATCCAAGGGTGAGGCTGGCAGGAGAGATGAAAATGAGAACAGCATCGATAATAAAAGCTTGTTAGCTGCTAAAATAAATGCGCCTGCACAAATTGAATTAACTGATGGATG GTATGCACTAGAAGCGTCATTGGATGCGGCACTTTCAGAACAACTACAGAAAAGAAAGCTTTTTCTAGGACAAAAGCTTCGG ATATGGGGGGCTTCTTTGTGTGGTTGGACTGGGCCTGTGTCATTTCATGAG ATATCAGGCACTGTCAAATTGATGCTCCATGTAAATGGCAGTTATCGTGCAAGATGGGATGATCCTTTGGGATTTT GCAAGCATGTTGGACCCCCACTGGCGTTCAAGTGCATAAAAGCTTCTGGTGGCCGAGTCCCTAGGACACTGGTTGGAGTTGCAAGGATATATCCTGTTCTGTATAAGGAGAG GTTGTCTGATGGTCGTTCTGTTGTGAGATCTGAAAGGATGGAAAGGAAAGCGCTACAACTGTACCACCAGAG AGTATCTAAGATCGCAGAAGACATTATGTCTGAACAAGACGAAAACTGTGGCAATTCTGATGGTAGTGAGGAAGGGGCAAAAATTTGCAAACTGCTAGAGAGGGCAGCTGAGCCTGAAGTTATGATGGCAGGCATGACGTCAGAGCAGAGGATATCTTTCTCATCATATCAAGCAAAGCAAAAG GAAGCTAGGCAAAACGAAGTGGCTAAGAAAGTTGAGAACGCTCTTGAAGTTGCTGGCCTTAGTTCAAGAGATGTTACGCCGTTTGTGAAAGTGAGGGTGACAAGCATTATTCAAAAAATCTCTGCTTCAGAGACCATCAACAAGGAAGGGCTAATAACAATTTGGAACCCTACTGAGAAGCAAGTACG AAAGCCGACCTGGTGGAGGGACAAATTTACTTTGTCACAGGACTGGTGCCTTCGGCCTACTGTACTGGCAGTCTTTACTTGCATGCTAGAGGATCATCTACCACGTGGAAGCCATTAG